The sequence below is a genomic window from Variovorax paradoxus B4.
GGTGCAGGCCGCTGCCCAGCACATGCGAATCGCCATGCGGCACGGCGATCACCTCGCCGGCGTACACATGGATCGGTTCCCCTCCGTCGACCTGGGCCCAGCATTCGCCTTGCAGCACCAGGTGGCAGATGGCCAGCCGCTGCGCGCCGGGCTTGAGCAGCTGCGCGATGTGCACGCCCCTGGGTACCTTGAAACACCAGGGCGCATGCATGTCCCCGTTCGGGAACAGCGCGCCCTCCAGGCGGATGGTCCGAAGCACGTCCGACAGGACATCCATGGTCACCTCCGGCAAGCGAGGGCGGGGTTTCAGTCAATAAGTCCGGCGAAGCGGGCAATACGAGGGTGCCTTGCGTCGGCACCATAGGTGTTGGTCGCCTTTGACCAATTCTAGACAGGAGTATCGCCATGCCCAAATTCCTCATCGAGCGGAACATCCCCGGCGCCGGCAAGTTCACCCCGTCGGACCTGAAAGCCATCTCGCAAAAGTCCTGCGGCGTGCTGGGCAGCATGGGTCCCGACATCCAGTGGGTCCACAGCTACGTGACCGACGACCGGATCTACTGTGTCTACCAGGCCACCGACGAGGCCCTGGTGCGCCGGCACGCGGAACTCGGCGGCTTCCCGGCCGACCGGGTGGACCGGGTGTACAGCGTGATTGACCCGGCCACGGCCGAGTGAGGCGAGCGGGGGTGGCGCGAGATGCGTGTCTCGCCCGAGTCCGTGCAGCGGGAAAGATGGGGGCGCTTGGGCGAACCCCAAGCGGCCCGGATCAGGAAGGCAACGGCTTCATTCGATCTGCTGCTGGCTTTCCGGCACAGCCACGGTTTGCAAGCCTTGCGACGACGCCTGTTGCTGGCTCTGCAATGGCCCGACCAGCACGCCCGGTCCTCTGCGCCCGGGGCCTCTCACGAGATGGCGTGGTAGGTGGTGCGTTTTTCGTATCTGCTCCA
It includes:
- a CDS encoding DUF4242 domain-containing protein, which produces MPKFLIERNIPGAGKFTPSDLKAISQKSCGVLGSMGPDIQWVHSYVTDDRIYCVYQATDEALVRRHAELGGFPADRVDRVYSVIDPATAE